In Rhizobium lusitanum, a genomic segment contains:
- a CDS encoding exopolysaccharide biosynthesis protein yields the protein MTEQAAGTARQEEMASVRLKELARLAQLQGGVSLRDVPSNLGRTSMAFTILFLALPALTPIPGPFGMVFGSALALVAVQIAMGRQTPWLPAFLNRRRLSPAMVDLIVRYSVPIIARVEAIIRPGRLAIFTGRMMQWLLAFPIFVLAVAIALPIPFGNFLPVLALTVISIALMARDGLVTLIGLMLCALAFAATAGLVQVAIASFNALGS from the coding sequence ATGACTGAACAGGCAGCCGGTACGGCACGGCAGGAAGAGATGGCATCCGTCCGTCTGAAAGAATTGGCAAGGCTGGCGCAATTGCAAGGCGGCGTCAGCTTGAGGGACGTGCCATCCAATCTGGGCCGGACCAGTATGGCTTTCACCATTCTTTTTCTGGCACTGCCTGCCCTCACGCCGATACCCGGACCGTTCGGGATGGTGTTCGGGAGCGCGCTGGCTCTTGTTGCCGTACAAATCGCCATGGGACGTCAGACGCCTTGGCTTCCGGCGTTCCTCAACCGGCGCAGACTGTCGCCGGCAATGGTGGATCTCATCGTCCGCTACAGCGTTCCGATCATTGCCAGAGTTGAGGCAATCATCCGCCCAGGGCGCCTGGCCATTTTCACGGGCAGGATGATGCAGTGGCTGCTGGCATTTCCGATCTTCGTGTTGGCGGTTGCTATCGCGCTGCCAATCCCGTTCGGCAACTTTCTGCCGGTTCTTGCGCTGACGGTGATTTCCATCGCACTGATGGCAAGAGATGGGCTCGTAACTCTGATCGGCCTGATGCTGTGCGCACTCGCATTCGCCGCCACCGCCGGGTTGGTGCAGGTCGCCATTGCGAGTTTCAACGCGCTTGGCTCCTGA
- a CDS encoding TerC family protein codes for MWAGFIALVIAILSFDLGILHKENKEIGVGESLRLSVLYISLGLAFGGWVWWYLGADSGLAYMTGFVVEKTLALDNVFVIALIFAFFAAPRLYQHRVLFWGILGVIVLRAIMIGVGATLVAEFSWLLYVFAAFLIITGIKMLVMKDAEPDVSNNPLVRFMRNRFNVTDTHHGEQFFVKQAHPTTGKIVWFITPLFMALVMIEVADVIFAVDSVPAIFAITTDPFIVYTSNIFAILGLRALYFALAAMIHRFKYLKPALAVVLVFIGSKIFVADMLGLEKFPAALSLGITFAIIASGVVWSLLKTRGQANNA; via the coding sequence ATGTGGGCAGGCTTCATCGCTCTGGTCATCGCAATTCTATCATTCGACCTTGGGATCTTGCATAAGGAAAACAAGGAAATCGGCGTCGGCGAAAGTCTCAGGCTTTCGGTGCTCTACATTTCGCTCGGCCTCGCCTTCGGCGGCTGGGTCTGGTGGTACCTCGGCGCTGACTCCGGCCTTGCCTACATGACAGGTTTCGTCGTCGAAAAGACCCTGGCGCTCGACAATGTCTTCGTCATCGCACTGATCTTCGCCTTCTTTGCCGCCCCGCGCCTCTACCAGCACCGGGTACTCTTCTGGGGTATTCTCGGCGTGATCGTGTTGCGTGCCATCATGATCGGTGTCGGCGCGACACTGGTGGCCGAATTTTCGTGGCTGCTTTACGTGTTCGCGGCGTTTCTCATCATAACCGGCATCAAGATGCTGGTGATGAAGGACGCGGAACCCGACGTTTCCAACAATCCCCTCGTCCGCTTCATGCGAAACCGGTTCAACGTCACCGACACGCATCATGGCGAGCAGTTCTTCGTGAAGCAGGCCCATCCGACCACCGGCAAGATCGTCTGGTTCATCACCCCGCTCTTCATGGCCCTGGTCATGATCGAAGTGGCCGACGTCATCTTCGCCGTCGACTCGGTTCCCGCGATCTTCGCGATCACCACGGATCCCTTCATCGTCTACACCTCCAACATCTTCGCCATCCTCGGCTTGCGCGCCCTCTATTTCGCGCTGGCGGCCATGATTCATCGCTTCAAATATCTGAAGCCGGCCCTGGCCGTCGTGCTGGTCTTCATCGGCTCGAAGATCTTCGTTGCCGACATGCTGGGCCTGGAAAAGTTTCCGGCCGCCCTCTCGCTCGGGATCACCTTCGCGATCATCGCAAGTGGCGTGGTCTGGAGCCTGCTCAAGACGCGCGGCCAGGCGAACAACGCTTAA